A window of Nocardia arthritidis genomic DNA:
CGGCCGCATCTTCTACAACCAGGCGACCATGAGCGCCAAGGGGATTCCGCAAATCGCCGCGGTGCTCGGCTCGTGCACCGCTGGCGGCGCGTACGTGCCCGCGATGAGCGATGAGGCCGTCATCGTGCGCAACCAGGGCACCATCTTCCTCGGCGGTCCACCGCTGGTGAAGGCCGCGACCGGCGAGGTGGTCAGCGCGGAGGAGCTCGGCGGCGGCGAATTGCACTCGCGCACTTCCGGAGTCACCGACCATCTGGCCGAGGACGACCGCGACGCGCTGCGCATCGTGCGCCGCATCGTCGCCACCCTCGGCCCGCGCCCGGCCGCGCCGTGGCAAGTGCTGCCGAGCAGCGAACCGAGCGCGCCACCGGCCGAACTGTACGACGTGGTGCCGGTCGATCTGCGGACCCCGTACGACGTGCATGCGGTGATCGACCGAATTGTCGACGGCAAGCACGGTTTTCACGAGTTCAAGGCCGAATACGGCAAAACGCTGGTAACCGGATTCGCCAGGATCCACGGCCATCCGGTCGGCATCGTGGCCAACAACGGCGTGCTGTTCAGCGAATCCGCCATGAAGGGCGCGCATTTCATCGAACTGTGCGACAAGCGCAAGATCCCGCTGCTGTTCCTGCAGAACATCACCGGGTTCATGGTCGGGCGCGACTACGAGGCGGGCGGTATCGCCAAACACGGCGCGAAGATGGTCACCGCGGTGGCCTGCGCCCGGGTGCCGAAGCTCACCGTAGTGATCGGCGGATCGTATGGCGCGGGCAATTACTCCATGTGCGGGCGCGCGTATTCGCCCCGATTCCTGTGGATGTGGCCGAATGCCAGGATCTCGGTGATGGGCGGCGAGCAGGCCGCCTCGGTGCTCGCGACCGTGCGCGGCGATCAGCTCGACGGCAATGGTCAGCCGTGGTCGGCCGAGGACGAGGAGGCGTTCAAGGCGCCGATCCGCGAACAGTACGAGAACCAGGGCAACCCCTACTATTCGACGGCCCGGCTCTGGGACGACGGCGTCATCGACCCGGCCGATACCAGAACCGTGCTCGGACTTGCCCTTTCGGTGTGCGCACAGGCGCCGCTCGAACCCGTTTCCTACGGCGTATTCCGGATGTGATCGCGATGATGAACAAGACCCATCCCGTCCGGTTCGACACCGTACTGGTCGCCAACCGCGGCGAGATCGCGGTGCGCGTGATGAAAACACTGCGCGCCATGGGAATTCGGTCCGTCGCGGTGTACAGCGACGCCGACGCGCAGGCCAGGCACGTACGCGAGGCGGATATCGCGGTCCGGCTCGGACCCGCGCCCGCGCGCGAAAGTTACCTCGCCATCGATAAAGTCGTCGACGCCGCCGTGCGCACCGGCGCGCAGGCCGTCCATCCCGGCTACGGATTCCTGTCCGAGAACGCCGCGTTCGCGGCGGCGCTGGAGGACGCCGGAATCGTCTTCCTCGGTCCACCGACCAAGGCGATCGAGATCATGGGTGACAAGATCGCCGCCAAGAACACCGTTTCGGCCTTCGGCGTACCGGTGGTACCCGGTATCGCGAGACCCGGCCTCACCGATGCCGAATTGATCGATGCCGCAGCGGAAGTCGGCTATCCGGTGCTGGTGAAACCATCCGCGGGCGGCGGCGGCAAGGGTATGCGCCGGGTCGACCGGCCGGACGAGTTGCCCGCCGCGCTGGCCTCCGCGCGCCGCGAGGCCGCCGCGGCATTCGGTGACGACACCCTCTTCCTGGAGCGGTTCGTCACCCGTCCCCGGCACATCGAGGTTCAGGTGCTCGCCGACCAATTCGGCAACGTGCTGCACCTCGGCGAGCGCGAATGCAGTTTGCAGCGTAGGCATCAGAAGGTGATCGAGGAGTCGCCTTCGCCGCTGCTCGACGCCAAGACACGTGCCCGGATCGGCGCTGCGGCGTGCAACACCGCGCGCAGCGTCGACTATGTCGGTGCGGGCACCGTCGAATTCATCGTCTCGGCGGATCGGCCCGACGAGTTCTTCTTCATGGAGATGAATACCCGCCTGCAGGTGGAACATCCGGTCACCGAGCTGGTAACCGGTGTCGATCTGGTGGAATGCCAGGTCCGGGTGGCCTCCGGGCAGAAACTCGCGGTGGCGCAACACGATATCCGGATGGTCGGCCACGCGATCGAGGCGCGGGTCTACGCCGAGGATCCCGGCCGCGGCTTCCTGCCGACCGGCGGCACGGTGCTCGCGCTCGACGAGCCGGAAGGCGATGGTGTGCGGGTGGATTCGGGCCTCGCCGTCGGCACGGTGGTCGGCAGCGATTACGACCCGATGCTGTCGAAGATCGTCGCGCACGGCGCCGACCGCACCGCCGCACTGGCGAAACTCGATCGGGCGCTTGCCGATACGGTTCTGCTCGGGGTCACCGCCAATATCGAGTTCCTGCGCTTCCTGCTCGCCGACGCCGATGTCGCGGCGGGCCGGCTCGATACCGGCCTGCTCGACCGCAGAGTCGGCGACTTCACCCCCGTCGCGGTCGCCGATCCCGAATTCATCGCCGCCGCCGCATACCACTGGCTGCGGCGCTGGCCGAGTGCGCCCGCCGATCCGTGGGCGGTGCCGTCCGGCTGGCGGGTCGGTGATCCCGCGCCCACCGCGCTGCGGCTGGCCGCGGGCGATCGCACCGAGCACGTCTACCTCACCGGCGCCCCCGATGCCGCGCGGGTCCGGGTCGGTAACGGCGAATCACGGCCGCTCACAGCGGCTCTCACCCCCGATGGCCTCACGCTGACGCTCGACGGTGTGCGCCGCGCCTACCGGGTCGCCGAGGCGGGCGACCTGCTCTGGGTGGCAAGCCGGTCCGGCGCGGCGCTGCTGCGCGAGGTCGCCGAGGCCGATGTGCGCGGCGGCGCCGAACACGTCGGCGATGCCGAAATCCGCAGTCCCATGCCGGGTTCGGTGATCGCGGTGCCGGTCGCCTCCGGCGCCGCGGTGGCCGCGGGCGCGCCGATCGTCGTGGTCGAGGCGATGAAGATGGAGCATTCGCTCACCGCACCCGTCGCGGGCACCGTCGAACTGCTGGTGGAACCGGGCGCCCAGGTGCGCCTCGACCAGGTGCTGGCCCGCATCGTCGCCGCGACCGAGCCGAACGGCGCGCAGACCTCCGAAACCATTGAGCGAGAAGGAACTTCCACATGACTGACTTCCTGTCCACCGGCAGCCTGCCGGACGAGTACCGCGATCTGGCCATGACCGTGCGCGATTTCGCCAAGCAGGTCGTCGCACCCGTCGCCGCCGAACACGACGCCAACCACACCTTCCCCTACGAGGTGGTGGCCGGGATGGCCGAGATGGGCCTGTTCGGCCTGCCGTTCCCCGAGGAGTACGGCGGCATGGGCGGCGACTACTTCGCGCTGTGCCTGGCGCTGGAGGAACTCGGCAAGGTCGACCAGAGCGTCGCCATCACCCTCGAGGCGGGAGTCTCGTTGGGCGCCATGCCGATCTACCGCTTCGGCAACGAGAAGCA
This region includes:
- a CDS encoding carboxyl transferase domain-containing protein, which gives rise to MTLTEQVDNRTAHRSLVGDLRARLAAAALGGPAKSRERHVARGKLLPRERVDELLDPGSPFLELSPLAATGMYGDECPGAGVITGIGRVSGRECVIVANDATVKGGTYYPMTVKKHLRAQEIALQNELPCLYLVDSGGAHLPHQDEVFPDREHFGRIFYNQATMSAKGIPQIAAVLGSCTAGGAYVPAMSDEAVIVRNQGTIFLGGPPLVKAATGEVVSAEELGGGELHSRTSGVTDHLAEDDRDALRIVRRIVATLGPRPAAPWQVLPSSEPSAPPAELYDVVPVDLRTPYDVHAVIDRIVDGKHGFHEFKAEYGKTLVTGFARIHGHPVGIVANNGVLFSESAMKGAHFIELCDKRKIPLLFLQNITGFMVGRDYEAGGIAKHGAKMVTAVACARVPKLTVVIGGSYGAGNYSMCGRAYSPRFLWMWPNARISVMGGEQAASVLATVRGDQLDGNGQPWSAEDEEAFKAPIREQYENQGNPYYSTARLWDDGVIDPADTRTVLGLALSVCAQAPLEPVSYGVFRM
- a CDS encoding biotin carboxylase N-terminal domain-containing protein, translated to MMNKTHPVRFDTVLVANRGEIAVRVMKTLRAMGIRSVAVYSDADAQARHVREADIAVRLGPAPARESYLAIDKVVDAAVRTGAQAVHPGYGFLSENAAFAAALEDAGIVFLGPPTKAIEIMGDKIAAKNTVSAFGVPVVPGIARPGLTDAELIDAAAEVGYPVLVKPSAGGGGKGMRRVDRPDELPAALASARREAAAAFGDDTLFLERFVTRPRHIEVQVLADQFGNVLHLGERECSLQRRHQKVIEESPSPLLDAKTRARIGAAACNTARSVDYVGAGTVEFIVSADRPDEFFFMEMNTRLQVEHPVTELVTGVDLVECQVRVASGQKLAVAQHDIRMVGHAIEARVYAEDPGRGFLPTGGTVLALDEPEGDGVRVDSGLAVGTVVGSDYDPMLSKIVAHGADRTAALAKLDRALADTVLLGVTANIEFLRFLLADADVAAGRLDTGLLDRRVGDFTPVAVADPEFIAAAAYHWLRRWPSAPADPWAVPSGWRVGDPAPTALRLAAGDRTEHVYLTGAPDAARVRVGNGESRPLTAALTPDGLTLTLDGVRRAYRVAEAGDLLWVASRSGAALLREVAEADVRGGAEHVGDAEIRSPMPGSVIAVPVASGAAVAAGAPIVVVEAMKMEHSLTAPVAGTVELLVEPGAQVRLDQVLARIVAATEPNGAQTSETIEREGTST